A DNA window from Drosophila biarmipes strain raj3 chromosome 2R, RU_DBia_V1.1, whole genome shotgun sequence contains the following coding sequences:
- the LOC108029727 gene encoding methyltransferase-like protein 25B isoform X2, giving the protein MFLKRVKPKKQHEVRRMAEICALSHRQTPVDFVLDFGAGVGHLARILGYGYGVQVCCLEMQPDLNQQAGEIDLKLESMAAKHLSQSETRHFRRPLHLTQRLESNTQPADFLSSIREALQLEDDKFRFGIIGLHPCGNLGPTLMRIFLGCPQAMFLNFVGCCYQKMTTQPTHPREPLHGYPLSIFLKDKPGCQLSYEAREISCHAMEVYSDRLRAGDYEHLRIHSLRAAAERIIVQQFPDLRHCALRNVRHSPGMTFHQYFQKAVQGTRFEALDSRVLSDKQTETDLANWQRIVSFYTLRLMMAPLVESIILHDRCLFLMENGCQVQIEALFDPRLSPRNHITMAVKP; this is encoded by the exons ATGTTCCTGAAGCGGGTGAAACCAAAGAAGCAGCACGAGGTCAGACGGATGGCGGAGATTTGTGCTCTAAGCCATAGACAGACACCtgttgattttgttttggACTTCGGAGCCGGTGTGGGTCACCTGGCTCGCATTCTGGGCTATGGATACGGGGTGCAAGTGTGCTGCCTTGAAATGCAACCCGATCTCAACCAGCAGGCGGGGGAAATTGATCTGAAGCTGGAGTCTATGGCGGCGAAACACTTGTCACAGAGCGAAACGAGGCACTTCCGGCGACCTCTGCATCTCACACAGCGCTTGGAGAGCAACACACAGCCAGCTGATTTTCTTTCCAGCATCCGGGAGGCGCTGCAGCTAGAAGACGACAAGTTCCGCTTCGGAATTATCGGCCTGCATCCGTGTGGCAACCTGGGACCGACATTGATGCGCATATTCCTCGGCTGCCCGCAGGCCATGTTCCTCAACTTTGTTGGCTGTTGCTACCAGAAGATGACCACCCAACCCACACATCCTAGGGAGCCATTGCATGGTTATCCGCTAAGCATTTTTCTCAAGGACAAGCCAGGATGCCAGCTCAGTTACGAGGCCCGCGAAATCTCCTGCCATGCAATGGAGGTGTATAGCGATCGTCTCCGGGCCGGGGACTACGAGCACCTTCGAATACACTCTCTACGGGCCGCCGCCGAGCGAATCATTGTCCAGCAGTTTCCAGACCTCCGGCACTGTGCTCTGCGGAATGTTAGGCACTCACCCGGCATGACGTTCCACCa atatttccAGAAAGCAGTGCAGGGAACTCGATTCGAAGCTCTGGACAGCCGGGTTCTGAGTGACAAGCAGACAGAAACAGACCTGGCCAACTGGCAGCGCATAGTTTCCTTCTACACACTTCGATTAATGATGGCTCCACTGGTGGAAAGCATTATTCTGCATGATCGCTGCCTGTTTCTAATGGAAAACG GCTGCCAAGTTCAGATAGAGGCCTTATTTGATCCCCGCCTATCACCTAGAAACCACATTACCATGGCAGTGAAACCCTAA
- the LOC108029524 gene encoding uncharacterized protein LOC108029524 isoform X3 → MDTILKVEKLEVPGIAIQCELLLPNGHSKRTFEFDISSIGLRRRLVRRFYGILILQVIFTLPCLELLLNYPFPYNYVMPMSMVITMILYTCFYVWREWRRFAPFNYLVLFLSTCIGSFNRSVYLLNVVQSHWVYVYPVILVFEILSLMLYSAQERFRFTQIRGISIICLVFGLFMLLAYRLNRMVEVFSGMACTVEAWYVIYDTHFMLCGRHGYNVGPQDYVFAACNIHCDLPKGLWRLMRMLFFSKIVEAIRMFRECFRTEVC, encoded by the exons atggataCCATATTGAAGGTCGAAAAATTGGAAGTCCCGGGCATTGCTATACAATGCGAACTTTTGCTGCCAAATGGACATTCGAAAAGGACTTTTGAATTTGATATATCAAGCATTGGACTCCGTCGTCGTCTGGTGCGTCGCTTCTATGGAATACTAATC CTGCAGGTGATATTTACTTTGCCCTGTCTGGAGTTGTTGTTGAACTATCCCTTTCCGTACAATTATGTAATGCCCATGTCCATGGTTATAACTATGATCTTGTATACGTGCTTTTACGTTTGGCGGGAGTGGAGGAGATTTGCTCCTTTCAACTACTTGGTACTTTTCTTAAGTACTTGCATCGGATCCTTTAATAGGAGTGTATATCTTCTTAATGTGGTGCAATCACATTGG GTATATGTGTATCCCGTCATCCTGGTCTTTGAGATCTTATCCCTAATGCTGTATTCCGCCCAGGAGCGCTTTCGGTTTACCCAGATTCGAGGGATCTCCATAATCTGTCTCGTCTTTGGGTTGTTTATGTTGCTGGCCTATCGTCTGAACCGTATGGTAGAGGTCTTCTCGGGAATGGCCTGCACTGTGGAGGCTTGGTACGTTATATACGACACCCACTTTATGCTCTGCGGTCGCCATGGCTACAATGTTGGACCCCAGGACTATGTTTTTGCCGCCTGCAACATTCACTGCGATTTGCCCAAAGGGCTTTGGCGTTTGATGAGGATGCTCTTCTTCAGCAAAATCGTGGAAGCCATTCGCATGTTCCGTGAATGCTTCAGAACCGAAGTTTGCTAA
- the LOC108029795 gene encoding septin-2, translating into MVHLATEKKTPEMEPKAPRQLQLGGHVGFDTLPDQLVNKSVQNGFSFNILCIGETALGKSTLMDTLFNTSFGSSPSPHSLPNVKLKACTYELQESSVRLKLTVCDTIGYGDQVNKADSYKALVEYVDSQFEAYLQEELKIQRAMASAHDGRVHACLYFICPTGHGLKAMDLVCMKQLDTRVNIIPVIAKADTISKSELSGFKERIMEELHRNKVSIYQFPTDDETVADINASMNGHVPFAVVGSTEFVKVAGKQVRARQYPWGAVHIENEAHCDFVKLREMLIRTNMEDLRELTHTRHYELFRQRRLQQMGFVDVDSNNQPVSFQQTFESKRSDHLACLQAKEEEVRQMFVQRVKQKENELKDSEKDLHTKFERLKREHIEEKAQLEDARRKLEEDCQELQRRRLQLTNGTHTLTLGRGKKK; encoded by the coding sequence ATGGTGCACTTAGCGACTGAAAAGAAGACCCCGGAGATGGAGCCCAAAGCCCCCAGGCAGCTCCAGCTGGGTGGCCACGTGGGGTTCGACACTCTGCCGGACCAACTGGTAAACAAGAGCGTCCAGAACGGTTTCAGCTTCAATATCTTGTGCATTGGAGAGACGGCTCTCGGCAAATCCACGCTCATGGACACGCTGTTCAACACCAGCTTTGGGTCCTCCCCCAGTCCGCATAGCCTTCCCAACGTTAAGCTGAAGGCATGCACCTACGAACTTCAAGAGAGTAGCGTCCGCCTGAAGCTTACCGTATGCGACACAATCGGATACGGGGACCAGGTGAACAAGGCTGATAGCTATAAGGCTCTTGTGGAGTATGTTGACAGTCAGTTTGAAGCGTATCTGCAGGAGGAGCTTAAAATCCAGCGTGCGATGGCCAGTGCCCACGATGGACGTGTGCACGCCTGCCTGTACTTTATATGCCCCACTGGTCATGGACTGAAAGCCATGGACTTGGTGTGCATGAAACAACTGGACACTCGGGTGAACATTATACCTGTTATCGCCAAGGCGGACACCATCTCCAAGTCGGAATTGTCTGGCTTTAAGGAGCGGATAATGGAGGAGCTGCACCGGAACAAAGTAAGCATCTACCAGTTTCCTACGGACGATGAGACAGTGGCCGATATCAACGCCTCTATGAATGGACACGTGCCCTTTGCCGTTGTTGGCAGTACGGAGTTCGTAAAGGTGGCCGGAAAACAAGTCCGTGCTCGGCAGTATCCCTGGGGAGCGGTACACATAGAGAATGAGGCGCACTGTGACTTTGTGAAACTGCGCGAGATGCTCATACGCACAAATATGGAGGATCTGCGAGAGCTAACCCACACACGGCACTATGAGCTCTTCCGTCAGCGGCGCCTGCAACAAATGGGCTTTGTGGATGTGGATAGCAACAACCAGCCGGTATCCTTCCAGCAGACCTTCGAGTCAAAGAGATCCGACCATTTGGCTTGCCTGCAGGCCAAGGAGGAAGAAGTGCGACAAATGTTCGTGCAGAGGGTCAAGCAGAAGGAGAACGAGCTGAAGGACAGCGAGAAGGACCTGCACACCAAGTTCGAGCGACTAAAGCGAGAGCACATTGAGGAGAAGGCCCAACTGGAAGATGCGCGTCGCAAACTAGAGGAGGATTGCCAGGAGTTGCAGCGCCGCAGGCTGCAATTGACAAATGGTACCCACACCCTCACCTTGGGCAGGGGCAAGAAGAAGTAG
- the LOC108029519 gene encoding uncharacterized protein LOC108029519, which produces MPSFFQALSKSTLHPTVREKHKLFLEHARPFFSGANIISRAENHHSLLRLNNERSETPLIKRMEHHQKSPFSSGVKPCNLEIEMPKWKRFKDHIRQLKQMYQPPQDQQLKDYMPKRKLPRVRRKHLFEPKKIFNKKVFEINQIKKQGIRFKPRQILYVSLAKPKSSNPFSPGFCHVLYQLLSKFVFRKKKAKRLTKYVKSNNKAKKIYERGNNQASKLLQKSLHSKIFTGKDTEKKLTELWPALVELGELKGPKNPPRPTKTMRYTILKKLSRTALDLPTEYREILKHIPKKNVIKHNIISSSEPSKRPTIREIKNLKKQPSVNNRFAFKLGKSLKIHDYGFKYLKDRASKLDDFSRTNILKVQQAYSISPPEAEVVSSKKVFHTMDMSLRRSTRQTAENMFLNIHRAYERKISSKTQLLEQLHRLNNLNRGDRNNFEYFGETDSDLSDQFNITFESTKRIKQSKANAALTVSDINSPQELFAFDDYEVVHVPSNKKKPKPVKLYKKRKPKNFKRIPVPQADAVTQTECECEICNFLQKYKAEKIPPLVKEMAIKQDFLAQRQYYMENVKHRNFKESNAEKRQNVSGSVIPFNQSDYNKNIYLRGFDRLSENYRKMRTPFGIGNSNPQTFKAYREPDVTNDFLRCYKTLFEAEQQTHNLCTNVFDPRENIFRA; this is translated from the coding sequence ATGCCATCATTTTTCCAAGCCCTGTCCAAGTCAACTCTTCATCCCACGGTCAGGGAAAAGCATAAATTGTTCCTGGAGCATGCTCGTCCGTTTTTCAGCGGGGCTAACATAATCTCTAGGGCAGAGAATCATCACAGCCTCCTTAGGCTCAATAATGAGAGATCGGAAACGCCTTTGATCAAACGAATGGAGCACCACCAAAAGAGCCCGTTTTCAAGTGGAGTTAAGCCATGCAATCTGGAAATTGAGATGCCAAAGTGGAAACGATTCAAGGACCACATAAGGCAGCTTAAACAAATGTACCAGCCGCCTCAGGACCAGCAGTTAAAAGATTACATGCCAAAAAGAAAGCTGCCTCGAGTAAGACGAAAACACTTGTTTGAGCCAAAGAAAATTTTCAATAagaaagtttttgaaataaatcaGATCAAAAAGCAAGGAATCAGATTCAAACCCAGACAAATTCTATACGTTTCTTTGGCAAAGCCTAAAAGTTCAAATCCTTTTAGTCCAGGGTTTTGTCATGTTCTTTACCAACTGCTTAGTAAATTTGtgttcagaaaaaaaaaagcgaaaaggctaacaaaatatgttaaatctaataataaagcaaagaaaatatatgaaaggGGCAACAATCAAGCATCCAAACTCTTACAGAAATCTTTACATAGCAAAATATTCACTGGGAAAGATACAGAAAAGAAGCTAACAGAACTGTGGCCAGCCTTAGTAGAGCTGGGCGAGTTGAAAGGTCCCAAGAATCCCCCAAGGCCAACCAAAACCATGCggtatacaattttaaagaaactaTCTCGAACTGCCTTAGATTTGCCGACGGAATATAGAGAAATTTTGAAGCACATTCCaaagaaaaatgtaataaaacaCAATATTATTTCTTCTTCTGAACCATCTAAAAGACCGACGATTcgagaaattaaaaatctcaaaaaacaGCCTTCCGTAAACAATCGATTTGCTTTTAAGCTGGGTAAAAGTCTAAAAATTCACGACTATGGGTTCAAGTACCTGAAGGATCGGGCCTCGAAGCTTGATGACTTCAGTAGAACAAATATTCTAAAGGTCCAGCAAGCATATTCTATTTCACCACCGGAAGCGGAAGTTGTTTCCAGCAAAAAGGTCTTCCACACTATGGACATGAGTTTAAGACGTTCCACTAGGCAAACTGCGGAGAATATGTTCCTTAACATACACAGAGCTTACGAAAGAAAAATTTCCTCAAAGACACAACTTTTAGAGCAACTTCATcgcttaaataatttaaaccgTGGAGATCGGAACAACTTTGAGTATTTCGGAGAAACTGACTCCGACTTGTCGGATCAATTTAACATAACATTTGAGTCGACTAAAAGAATTAAGCAATCCAAGGCGAACGCTGCACTCACTGTTTCAGACATCAATTCGCCCCAAGAACTCTTTGCTTTCGATGATTATGAAGTAGTCCATGTTCcttctaataaaaaaaaacctaaaccAGTAAAGCTCTACAAGAAACGAAAACctaagaattttaaaagaattccTGTACCGCAGGCTGATGCAGTTACTCAAACTGAATGCGAATGTGaaatttgcaattttcttCAGAAATATAAGGCAGAAAAAATACCACCATTGGTGAAGGAAATGGCAATCAAACAAGACTTCTTGGCGCAACGACAATACTATATGGAAAATGTAAAGCATAGAAACTTTAAAGAGTCGAATGCGGAAAAAAGGCAAAACGTTTCGGGCTCAGTAATACCATTCAATCAAAGCgattacaataaaaatatttatttgcggGGCTTCGATCGGCTTTCCGaaaactatcggaaaatgcGAACACCCTTCGGTATCGGAAATTCCAACCCACAAACATTTAAAGCTTACAGGGAACCCGATGTGACAAACGATTTCTTACGATGCTATAAAACCCTTTTTGAAGCTGAACAGCAAACACATAATTTGTGTACTAATGTTTTTGATCcaagggaaaatatttttcgagCATGA
- the LOC108029342 gene encoding zinc carboxypeptidase — protein MLTSRIGAQWLVILILTMAANSTKLESGTCEAATASACSEAPPDQARYDNYRIYNVEFENEEQIKLFQKLEEQSDSLTFIGHAREIGQKLSILVAAHRVADIADLLKTYKVKHRVLTYNFQEKIDRNLREVQPESIDASKFDWQHFFHLKTIYEWLDKMEKKYPQRVTVLDMGTSTQGNAIKGVKLTSSPNNKAIFIESGIHAREWIAPAAATYIINQLLTSQDPKVQKLAQDYNWFVFPCVNPDGYKYTFEHDRMWRKNRQLFGTCRGVDLNRNYPDHWNSTGSSSDPTRYDFAGPSAGSELETQHLIEFIRANAVNEQIKTYIALHSYSQMMMFPYGYTKERVSNYDDLQEFGKKASAAIKSESGRDYVSGSLYETIYPSSGGSMDWAHSEAGIPIAYTFELRGPPDSQDLFILPAVEIQPTASEAFTAIRAIVEAAAEKGYYK, from the exons atgctAACGTCGCGGATAGGAGCGCAATGGTTAGTCATTCTGATTCTGACGATGGCAGCGAACAGTACCAAACTGGAAAGTGGAACATGCGAGGCGGCTACGGCCTCCGCCTGCAGCGAAGCTCCTCCGGACCAGGCCCGCTACGACAACTACCGTATCTACAACGTGGAGTTCGAGAACGAGGAGCAGATTAAACTGTTTCAAAAGCTGGAGGAGCAGAGCGACAGCCTCACCTTCATCGGCCATGCCCGTGAGATCGGCCAGAAGTTGTCCATTCTGGTGGCGGCGCATCGCGTGGCTGACATTGCAGATCTGCTCAAGACCTACAAAGTGAAGCACCGGGTTTTG ACCTACAATTTCCAGGAGAAGATCGACCGTAATCTGCGTGAGGTTCAGCCGGAGAGCATTGATGCCTCCAAGTTCGACTGGCAGCACTTCTTCCACCTGAAGACCATCTACGAGTGGCTGgataaaatggaaaagaagTATCCGCAGCGCGTGACCGTGCTGGACATGGGCACCAGCACTCAGGGCAATGCCATCAAGGGCGTCAAGCTGACCAGCAGCCCCAACAACAAGGCCATCTTCATAGAGAGTGGTATCCATGCCAGGGAGTGGATTGCCCCAGCCGCGGCGACTTACATCATCAACCAGCTGCTGACCTCCCAGGATCCGAAGGTGCAAAAACTGGCCCAGGACTACAACTGGTTTGTCTTCCCCTGCGTCAATCCCGATGGCTACAAGTACACATTTGAGCACGATCGAATGTGGCGCAAGAACCGTCAGTTGTTCGGTACTTGTCGCGGGGTGGATCTCAATAGGAACTATCCGGATCACTGGAACTCAACGGGCTCTAGCAGCGATCCCACCCGTTACGATTTTGCAGGACCCTCCGCTGGTAGTGAGCTGGAGACCCAGCACTTGATTGAGTTTATACGTGCAAATGCGGTTAACGAGCAGATCAAGACATACATTGCCCTGCACTCCTACTCCCAAATGATGATGTTTCCGTATGGCTACACCAAGGAGCGGGTGTCCAACTACGACGATCTGCAGGAGTTCGGCAAAAAGGCATCGGCGGCGATCAAGTCGGAGAGCGGCAGGGATTACGTGAGTGGCAGTTTGTATGAGACTATCTATCCGTCGAGCGGTGGCAGCATGGATTGGGCGCACTCTGAGGCTGGTATCCCAATCGCATACACCTTTGAGCTCCGCGGTCCCCCTGATAGCCAGGACCTTTTCATTCTGCCCGCAGTGGAGATCCAGCCCACAGCCAGTGAAGCTTTCACCGCCATCCGCGCCATCGTTGAGGCGGCGGCCGAGAAGGGTTACTACAAGTGA
- the LOC108029522 gene encoding uncharacterized protein LOC108029522, translated as MRTKHLILLLIGVTILTIVFIAFGPAGEPNDSFKNIVVQTHQQFKEFQENLRVGLERKKLEIDPKYLLLLGFTSPKDASGQHEDQQNGAAIGPPGQDLPKTDHPAPATKAEKELSELRGLRRPQDVVTFDGQPGDREQRGQRKRITTPYNGTKISFTIVTYVLEGQAASAILLAQNIAAKLPAEYLFIYDLGVSEEQLRDLGAYCNNSRCSVITYDLSEFPSFVSDQRTHAYRPIVIKDGLMRARSVLFLENYMRVRGGAAQLHKLQSSVMNPGVKTAAVRSAGVLGWNTPTAVSSLTHPKMFDYFESKAEDFNFLRMVDLDAVFFSDNPLVTEKIMLPWLKCCLTLECIDPIGAQSNGCKFNKKPLYRYSGCHGYDASAFNIVLGLTSQMDNSEYSLPSDSPRNIFYKETLEQATRILESRRRNSSETSDHPFTDD; from the exons ATGCGCACGAAACACCTGATCCTGCTACTGATCGGAGTGACAATCCTAACGATCGTATTCATCGCATTCGGACCAGCCGGCGAGCCGAACGATTCATTCAAGAACATCGTCGTCCAGACGCACCAGCAGTTCAAAGAATTTCAG GAAAACCTTCGCGTTGGTTTGGAACGCAAAAAACTTGAAATAGACCCAAAGTATTTGCTACTTCTGGGCTTCACCTCGCCAAAGGATGCCTCAGGCCAACATGAGGATCAGCAGAATGGGGCAGCCATTGGGCCACCGGGTCAGGACTTGCCAAAAACAGATCACCCAGCACCGGCTACCAAAGCGGAAAAGGAACTCAGCGAGCTGCGAGGACTGCGGCGTCCCCAAGATGTTGTCACCTTTGATGGCCAGCCGGGAGATCGAGAGCAACGGGGCCAGCGTAAACGGATCACTACACCGTACAACGGAACAAAGATCAGCTTCACCATCGTCACGTATGTGCTGGAGGGTCAAGCTGCATCGGCTATCCTACTGGCTCAGAACATTGCAGCGAAGCTCCCCGCCGAATACCTCTTCATCTACGACTTGGGTGTGTCCGAGGAGCAACTGCGGGACTTGGGAGCCTACTGCAACAACAGCCGGTGCTCGGTGATCACCTATGACCTTTCCGAATTCCCCTCCTTCGTCAGCGATCAGCGGACGCACGCCTACCGGCCCATCGTGATCAAGGATGGTCTAATGCGTGCTCGGTCGGTTCTCTTCCTGGAAAACTATATGCGGGTGCGAGGCGGCGCCGCCCAGCTGCACAAGCTGCAGAGTAGCGTGATGAACCCTGGAGTAAAGACAGCTGCAGTCAGGTCCGCGGGTGTCCTTGGCTGGAACACGCCAACGGCGGTATCCTCTCTGACGCATCCCAAAATGTTCGACTACTTCGAGTCGAAAGCTGAGGACTTCAACTTTCTTCGCATGGTTGACCTGGATGCAGTATTTTTCTCGGACAATCCCCTGGTTACCGAGAAGATCATGCTGCCCTGGCTAAAGTGTTGTCTAACCCTCGAGTGCATCGATCCAATCG GTGCTCAATCGAATGGCTGCAAGTTCAACAAGAAGCCTCTTTACCGATACTCCGGGTGCCACGGCTACGACGCGTCCGCCTTCAACATTGTACTGGGTCTTACCTCGCAAATGGACAACTCCGAATACTCACTACCCAGCGACAGTCCCCGTAACATTTTCTACAAGGAGACGCTGGAGCAAGCAACACGGATTCTGGAGAGCAGGCGGCGAAACAGCAGCGAGACATCCGACCATCCGTTTACGGACGACTGA
- the LOC108029727 gene encoding methyltransferase-like protein 25B isoform X1 — protein sequence MLFTKEKLDQSLGLLKKYEWLLDSYVLDFFLDDHWSKLPENWQQHLENIPLDNLEDLLQNEDHDMQLNWPLDLMDLWHELRKLCIGRAPKKQIENSVPCPLLGHPKLKHMFLKRVKPKKQHEVRRMAEICALSHRQTPVDFVLDFGAGVGHLARILGYGYGVQVCCLEMQPDLNQQAGEIDLKLESMAAKHLSQSETRHFRRPLHLTQRLESNTQPADFLSSIREALQLEDDKFRFGIIGLHPCGNLGPTLMRIFLGCPQAMFLNFVGCCYQKMTTQPTHPREPLHGYPLSIFLKDKPGCQLSYEAREISCHAMEVYSDRLRAGDYEHLRIHSLRAAAERIIVQQFPDLRHCALRNVRHSPGMTFHQYFQKAVQGTRFEALDSRVLSDKQTETDLANWQRIVSFYTLRLMMAPLVESIILHDRCLFLMENGCQVQIEALFDPRLSPRNHITMAVKP from the exons ATGTTGTTCACGAAAGAAAAATTGGATCAAAGCTTGGggctgttaaaaaaatatgaatggcTGCTGGATTCTTATGTTTTG GACTTCTTCCTAGACGACCATTGGAGTAAGCTTCCTGAAAACTGGCAGCAGCACTTGGAAAACATTCCCCTGGATAACCTAGAAGATCTGCTCCAAAACGAGGATCATGATATGCAGCTAAACTGGCCATTGGATCTAATGGACCTGTGGCACGAGCTACGCAAACTCTGCATCGGCCGTGCACCCAAAAAGCAAATCGAA AACTCCGTTCCCTGCCCACTCCTGGGTCATCCCAAACTGAAGCACATGTTCCTGAAGCGGGTGAAACCAAAGAAGCAGCACGAGGTCAGACGGATGGCGGAGATTTGTGCTCTAAGCCATAGACAGACACCtgttgattttgttttggACTTCGGAGCCGGTGTGGGTCACCTGGCTCGCATTCTGGGCTATGGATACGGGGTGCAAGTGTGCTGCCTTGAAATGCAACCCGATCTCAACCAGCAGGCGGGGGAAATTGATCTGAAGCTGGAGTCTATGGCGGCGAAACACTTGTCACAGAGCGAAACGAGGCACTTCCGGCGACCTCTGCATCTCACACAGCGCTTGGAGAGCAACACACAGCCAGCTGATTTTCTTTCCAGCATCCGGGAGGCGCTGCAGCTAGAAGACGACAAGTTCCGCTTCGGAATTATCGGCCTGCATCCGTGTGGCAACCTGGGACCGACATTGATGCGCATATTCCTCGGCTGCCCGCAGGCCATGTTCCTCAACTTTGTTGGCTGTTGCTACCAGAAGATGACCACCCAACCCACACATCCTAGGGAGCCATTGCATGGTTATCCGCTAAGCATTTTTCTCAAGGACAAGCCAGGATGCCAGCTCAGTTACGAGGCCCGCGAAATCTCCTGCCATGCAATGGAGGTGTATAGCGATCGTCTCCGGGCCGGGGACTACGAGCACCTTCGAATACACTCTCTACGGGCCGCCGCCGAGCGAATCATTGTCCAGCAGTTTCCAGACCTCCGGCACTGTGCTCTGCGGAATGTTAGGCACTCACCCGGCATGACGTTCCACCa atatttccAGAAAGCAGTGCAGGGAACTCGATTCGAAGCTCTGGACAGCCGGGTTCTGAGTGACAAGCAGACAGAAACAGACCTGGCCAACTGGCAGCGCATAGTTTCCTTCTACACACTTCGATTAATGATGGCTCCACTGGTGGAAAGCATTATTCTGCATGATCGCTGCCTGTTTCTAATGGAAAACG GCTGCCAAGTTCAGATAGAGGCCTTATTTGATCCCCGCCTATCACCTAGAAACCACATTACCATGGCAGTGAAACCCTAA
- the LOC108029530 gene encoding neo-calmodulin has product MEDVSHEEQALIWEAFRIFDKENEGAITSKEMAVVIRALGRQPNDSEVQAMINEVDSDGNGSIAGREFCNIILRKMRDTGQEQELREAFRIFDKENNGYITTTELKNVFSALGVKLGDDELEEMIREYDLDQDNHINYEEFVNMMTTR; this is encoded by the coding sequence ATGGAGGATGTATCGCATGAGGAACAGGCCTTGATCTGGGAAGCCTTCCGCATTTTTGACAAGGAGAACGAGGGCGCCATCACGTCCAAGGAGATGGCGGTGGTGATTCGCGCCCTCGGTCGCCAGCCCAACGACTCGGAAGTTCAGGCCATGATCAATGAGGTTGACTCAGATGGTAATGGTTCCATCGCGGGTCGGGAGTTCTGCAACATCATCCTGCGCAAAATGCGTGACACCGGTCAGGAGCAGGAGCTTCGCGAGGCTTTCCGCATTTTCGACAAGGAAAACAACGGCTACATTACCACCACCGAGCTAAAAAACGTTTTCTCTGCGCTGGGCGTTAAGCTTGGCGACGACGAATTGGAGGAAATGATTCGTGAGTACGATTTGGATCAGGACAATCACATAAATTACGAGGAGTTTGTTAATATGATGACCACGCGATAG
- the LOC108029529 gene encoding calmodulin-like: protein MDPPEYTLSADDLAEVREAFTLCDPQKTGRINPEDLGTVMRALGQNHTESEIYRYSEGLEGDIFGYITIENFIELMTKIYKIMDHTEHLKAAYSAFDYDKDGFISHGKLRNVFTNLGEKITDEEFNDVFRQVDIDGDGVISWKDFYSAYKS, encoded by the coding sequence ATGGATCCACCGGAGTATACTTTGTCTGCGGACGATCTTGCAGAAGTTCGCGAAGCATTCACTCTCTGTGATCCTCAAAAGACTGGCAGAATCAACCCAGAAGACTTGGGAACTGTAATGCGCGCTCTCGGGCAAAACCACACAGAGTCTGAAATTTACAGATATTCCGAAGGACTTGAAGGCGATATCTTTGGTTATATAACCATAGAGAATTTTATCGAATTGATGAccaaaatctataaaattatGGATCATACTGAACACTTGAAGGCAGCATACAGTGCTTTCGATTACGATAAAGATGGGTTTATATCACATGGCAAGCTGCGCAACGTTTTTACCAATCTTGGAGAAAAAATAACTGACGAAGAGTTTAATGATGTGTTTCGACAGGTTGATATCGATGGAGATGGAGTCATTTCCTGGAAGGATTTTTACTCCGCCTATAAATCCTAG
- the LOC108029531 gene encoding uncharacterized protein LOC108029531, whose translation MSSLTDAQIEEIREAFHLYDTEKSGFVTIRQLGGVMRALGEVLTEAEIYNLANETDLDFGGQVQFKDFLYVMSKRLEEQNSLVSLKQAFKIFDRNEVNSFTISDIRAVMTNLGEKMSDSDLHEMFQDIDMDKDGKISFSEFVAAMRS comes from the coding sequence ATGAGCAGTTTGACCGATGCCCAGATAGAAGAGATCCGGGAAGCTTTCCATCTCTATGACACGGAAAAGTCAGGATTTGTGACCATAAGGCAACTAGGAGGAGTAATGCGTGCCCTTGGCGAGGTCCTGACCGAAGCAGAAATATATAACCTGGCCAACGAAACCGACTTGGACTTTGGTGGCCAGGTGCAATTCAAGGACTTCCTGTATGTTATGTCCAAACGGCTGGAGGAGCAGAACAGTCTTGTGTCTTTAAAGCAGGCCTTCAAGATCTTCGATCGCAACGAAGTGAACAGTTTCACAATATCGGATATCAGAGCGGTGATGACCAATCTGGGCGAGAAGATGTCTGATAGTGATCTGCACGAGATGTTCCAGGACATTGATATGGATAAAGATGGAAAAATTTCCTTTAGCGAGTTTGTTGCTGCCATGCGAAGCTGA